From one Dysidea avara chromosome 9, odDysAvar1.4, whole genome shotgun sequence genomic stretch:
- the LOC136266886 gene encoding protein NLRC3-like, translated as MDHEDRPPKRTIQPDVQDVQERKKSNSRPILRDLYDQVVPSIADKWRDLGVQLLDPSLIDQRVLEVIAANHPHSVEDCCKSVFEKWLNTQEDASWQQLLEALKSVELGYLSSQIENKLKTGVITGISYQSHLSHHMSKYCQYLKARYRSLGLICIDEQLDCSSSKYVGLTLVKIDRQGRTTSTENRRGDSVTLSEALDVEGEIKKVIVIKGDPGMGKSTLAINICKCWAEGSLLQNYDVVILLTLRTKKIQEAQTVNDLLLIPDDELRENIKKQIIRNSGERICFILEGYDELPHELRKSSVFTELREHLPNCTIIYTSRPEACVRLECDASRIIKIEGFNKNSIGEYILSTFESVDNGEKLASQLKSQLHKNSTVRGILHIPINVAIVCLIFFHFSTLPETLTELYTLLCLRLILRYITVRTVNVAKVEKLRSLDHLPEGISEQFAQLCFIAYKGTENGNIIFTSQYLLKIGIVENKMSDLGLLVTAPSTSVYGTEKSYNFLHKTLQEFSTAWYISKLSLQDQLKCINTYWNDHNYIMVWGFYSGITGLNNNKEVLNCIPLPYKLVKSDLTVRRIQHLMDCMYEAHNSELCQIVGDHLDGNIEHDAAHVIHYFLTHYKETMKQVNCGSYWNDDEFQLLVTSLQRRQSQHNNDNLILNIPGCRITHQLFSLLVHLMSTQYPIVELNINGIEVQSTSDMVSTGDNPNSNVTSTHMVLSQLFTGSDTLSVLDISRTDIGPEGAACFADLRNVLIHDLRMGRCKLGPTGADKIGEFLYHNNSIVSIDLSWNDIKDSGMERLVYHLNKSNKLQHLNLKENKITAVGANHLRRLIATDHPTLTSIELSWNPLKDEGVHVILSSLTVTMEHIGLRMVDMTSSSCAIIGTSLNKIKSVSFDLRDDYEVMSLANTTVLKQLEFVINSDTANHKMLSAIRQSDNIETLKLNYWYIKEWVADITKLLECSKTLTQLTIRSNKQPPQDILLIADSLTVNNSVKIFKYGDQYMDQTTTLKFLEQLKQAYTVEEVTLGVSDEAYRDYQFLGDVEKCVQQINHIRSTKGVSSLLKVKIAYTIIV; from the exons ATGGATCACGAAGACCGTCCTCCTAAAAGAACTATCCAACCTGATGTACAGGACGttcaagaaagaaagaaaa GTAATAGTCGACCTATCTTAAGAGACCTGTATGATCAGGTGGTACCATCAATAGCAGACAAGTGGAGAGATCTTGGTGTGCAACTATTAGACCCTTCTCTAATAGACCAACGAGTATTGGAAGTGATTGCAGCAAATCACCCACATAGTGTTGAGGATTGTTGTAAGAGTGTGTTTGAGAAATGGTTGAACACACAAGAGGatgccagctggcaacaattGCTAGAAGCTCTCAAGAGTGTTGAGTTGGGCTATTTATCCAGTCAGATAGAGAACAAGTTGAAGACAG GAGTCATTACTGGTATATCCTACCAGTCACATTTGAGTCATCACATGAGCAAATATTGTCAGTACCTGAAGGCTAGGTACAGGTCACTAGGGTTGATCTGTATTGATGAACAGTTAGATTGCTCATCATCAAAGTATGTTGGTTTGACTCTTGTGAAGATTGATAGACAAGGAAGAACAACATCAACAGAGAACAGAAGAGGTGATAGTGTTACTTTATCTGAAGCACTTGATGTAGAGGGAGAGATTAAAAAGGTGATTGTGATCAAAGGAGACCCTGGGATGGGTAAAAGTACCCTTGCCATAAACATTTGCAAATGCTGGGCAGAAGGTAGTTTATTACAAAATTATGATGTAGTAATTCTGTTGACCTTGCGCACCAAAAAGATACAAGAAGCTCAAACAGTTAATGATTTATTATTGATCCCAGATGATGAGTTGAGAGAAAATATTAAAAAACAAATTATCAGAAATTCAGGGGAAAGAATTTGTTTCATACTTGAAGGATATGATGAACTACCTCATGAATTACGCAAATCATCAGTGTTTACTGAGTTGAGGGAACACCTTCCTAATTGTACGATAATATATACATCTCGTCCAGAAGCTTGTGTCAGGTTGGAATGTGATGCATCCAGAATTATTAAAATAGAAGGATTTAACAAAAATTCTATAGGTGAATACATTTTAAGTACATTTGAAAGTGTTGATAATGGAGAAAAATTAGCATCTCAACTGAAATCACAGTTACATAAAAATTCGACAGTGAGGGGAATATTACACATTCCCATCAATGTTGCAATTGTGTGTCTCATTTTTTTTCACTTCTCAACATTACCAGAGACACTCACAGAATTGTACACTTTATTGTGTTTACGTTTGATCCTGAGATATATAACTGTACGAACTGTCAATGTTGCTAAAGTGGAGAAACTCCGATCATTGGATCATCTTCCAGAGGGTATTTCTGAACAGTTTGCCCAATTATGTTTTATTGCATACAAAGGAACAGAGAATGGAAATATCATATTTACCTCCCAATACTTATTGAAAATTGGTATTGTTGAGAATAAGATGAGTGATCTTGGACTATTAGTGACTGCCCCCAGTACCTCAGTGTATGGCACAGAGAAGTCATATAATTTTCTCcataaaacactacaagagtTTTCCACAGCATGGTACATCTCCAAATTGTCCCTACAAGATCAACTGaagtgtataaacacttactggaATGATCATAACTATATAATGGTGTGGGGATTTTATTCTGGTATTACTGGACTGAATAACAACAAAGAAGTACTAAATTGTATACCACTACCATATAAACTGGTGAAGTCAGATCTTACTGTGAGGAGAATACAACACTTGATGGATTGTATGTATGAGGCACACAATAGTGAATTGTGTCAAATAGTGGGAGACCACCTTGATGGTAACATTGAACATGATGCAGCACATGTCATTCACTATTTCCTAACTCACTACAAGGAAACAATGAAACAAGTAAATTGTGGATCATACTGGAATGATGATGAGTTTCAGTTGTTAGTTACATCATTACAGAGAAGACAATCTCAACATAACAATGACAACCTTATCCTTAATATACCAGGTTGCAGGATTACACACCAGTTATTTTCCTTACTTGTTCATTTGATGTCAACACAGTATCCTATTGTTGAACTAAACATTAATGGGATAGAAGTTCAGTCAACAAGTGATATGGTTTCTACTGGTGATAATCCAAACTCAAATGTAACATCTACACATATGGTACTATCCCAGTTATTCACCGGTAGTGACACTCTCAGTGTATTAGACATCAGTAGAACTGATATTGGTCCTGAGGGAGCTGCCTGTTTTGCTGATCTTAGAAATGTTTTAATTCATGACCTTAGAATGGGACGGTGTAAATTAGGCCCTACAGGAGCAGACAAGATTGGTGAATTTTTGTATCACAATAACTCCATTGTGTCTATTGATCTTAGTTGGAATGATATTAAGGACAGTGGAATGGAGAGGTTAGTGTATCATTTGAACAAGAGCAACAAACTACAACACCTTAACCTGAAGGAAAATAAGATCACTGCAGTTGGTGCTAACCACCTGAGAAGACTGATAGCAACTGATCATCCAACACTCACCAGTATTGAGTTGTCGTGGAATCCTCTAAAAGATGAAGGAGTTCATGTGATCTTATCATCACTGACAGTAACAATGGAACACATTGGATTGAGGATGGTAGACATGACATCATCATCTTGTGCCATCATTGGCACTTCATTGAACAAGATTAAGTCTGTCAGTTTTGACCTACGTGATGACTATGAAGTGATGAGTTTAGCCAACACCACTGTGTTGAAACAACTTGAATTTGTTATTAATAGTGATACAGCTAACCACAAGATGTTGAGTGCTATCAGACAAAGTGATAATATTGAAACATTAAAACTTAACTATTGGTACATCAAGGAGTGGGTAGCAGATATCACTAAACTATTAGAGTGCAGTAAGACACTTACACAATTGACCATCAGAAGTAATAAACAACCACCTCAAGATATACTACTAATAGCTGATTCCTTGACAGTCAACAATTCAGTAAAAATATTCAAATATGGTGATCAGTACATGGACCAGACAACAACTCTAAAATTTTTGGAACAATTAAAACAAGCTTACACAGTGGAGGAAGTAACATTAGGAGTGTCAGATGAGGCTTATCGTGATTATCAGTTCTTAGGAGATGTGGAGAAATGTGTCCAGCAAATCAACCACATTAGGAGCACAAAGGGTGTGTCCAGTCTACTAAAAGTGAAGATTGCTTATACAATCATAGTATAG